A segment of the Zingiber officinale cultivar Zhangliang chromosome 8B, Zo_v1.1, whole genome shotgun sequence genome:
tcagaagtatAACaaaaagttggcaaagagaaagtccaagtgggtcaaaggttgatcagacacttggcggTCATAAGTCTAATATGGAGTTAGCATGAAACGAGAAAGTTTCAATGTAGTAAACTTTTGAAAGCCATAATTCGGATATCgtaatgaggtgatctcagatgtaAAACGAAGTTCGTTTATAGATCTACATATTTTACTACTTACCAATTGATTAGTAATcgatttgggggggggggggggggggttaatcgATCAGGTAATCGATTGATTCATGAAGCACTGTACGGAAAGTGTCTTGATTAATTAGGTAAGCGATCAAGATCTTCCCCaatcaattgggtaatcgattgggagagttcgtGAGTGAACAATGAGCTGCTAAAttgattaggtgatcgattgaagctacgCAATTGATTGGGTAATTGATTGGGAGAGTTCGAGAGTGAACAATGAGCTTCTGAatagatcaggtgatcgattgaagtcaTGTAATCAATTAGGTAATCAATTGGGTGAAGTAAAATAGAGCCATTGTGAGGTTTGAATGGATGAatatgatgtggcaatcgattgaaaGTAAGACCAATCGATTAGAAGCTCTAGATCATGGATGAAAGACATTTTCGCAAGGATTTGAATAACTTTTTCCCCACTCTTCACCACCAGTTCTTGGATGATTCAAGATGAAATGTTGTTGTACTTCCGAGTCTACAAGAGACATTTCCAAGCAAGAATAAAGCAAGCAAGGTtctcattgtatttgtgtatctattttcttattcttattgtatttttcTTGCTGTGAGGTtatacgagatttctccacctccgaaTTATTTTCGAGAATGAGTGATTTTCATAATGGAGTGTATGCATTGTGtgaatccttagattagtcaccttaagGAGGTGAATACTAAGTAAATTCGGGCGTTAGCATTGCTTCGAGTTTTTCTGCTACATCAAATCAAAATGACAAAGCGATTGGAGCTAATCACCTCCCATCTAGCTCCCGGAGTGTCCTAATAATGATAAATCCAAAGATAATTTTAGGTCATATCATGCTAGAATAACTCTACCTAAGGATAGAATGGTAGAAAATAATCTAATAAGAACCATAAGGAAATTATACTTATACTTAGAAAAAGAAATATCCAAGGtaataatgaaaaattaaaatttaaggatttgaggattaaaaattaaatcttgagGACAAAACTTAATAAGCTAGAGAAGACCCTTACCAAAATGGAAAATATGTTTAAAGGGTCAAAGAAATAAGATCTAGGCTTAAATAGACAAGAGACATCTAAGGGTAAGAAAGGTTTAGGATACAAATCTAAATCCAAGGAAAGTATGACatcataccatagagttccaaACAGCTATAGAACTaactttaagtttaaaattcaagtcAAGATTACAAAGAAGGTTATCCTTAGTGTTGACATTGAGGAGACTAcaatgactaagacttctaagtaAGAAGTCTAGAAAAGTCATTATGAAGGTATCTAGAAAGGTTATCCCTAATGTTAATATTGAGAATACTACAATgattaaggcttctaagaagtatAAAAAAGTCATTATGAAGGTATTTAGaaaggttatccctagtgagtacctaataTACCCAAGGAGCTTCAATAGGTATTGAGTTCCTATGAGTGTAATCTCTTCACACTAGATAGGTATAGGGTATGCCAACCCTAATTAAAATGATAATTAACCTAACCACGATGAAATTGATATTCTTCgagcattttcaaggtattatgacatcttgaaaataaaaaattattttttatcattaAAGAGTTTATAGTACGCCAATAAAACTTTAATGTATTGAGATTAATCAATGACACAAATAGGATAATTCAAAAgtgtcaagttgagattttggcacATTCGAGGAAGATAGGGTCACCAATGTCAAATCATGAATTTGGCATAGTGATTAGTTGATAACACTTAGATGAAAAtctaagtattttcttatgaGTCATAACTACTATGATTGTGTGTCTTATCACATGCTataatatcatattatatattcATCTTGCTATTAAAAATAATACATACTATGTCATACATGCATCAATTGAATATGATGAACTTTCTTTTGAAAAGTTATACATTTGATATATGACATACTCGTTACCATGCATATTTTAATtctttgtaattaaggacaatgacattagtCGACATTTTAGGTaagatgatcaaatttaaaatgcTTAATTaaagatgcatgatcccttagtttaagaaaaaaaataactttacttCTCACAAGAATAATAGGATTAACCTGTGTGTATTGAGATATATTAGACACaaatgagatgttaggatgatgaactaaGTTTAAGATGCAAATTTAGTGTATTAAAATTGAGCTAAGTTTTTTTCAAAACACATGGATTTTATATGACCAATCATGGGGAAAACTAATGTGCAAGTCATGTGTACTTAGCCTATAGATCAtggttgaaaattgattttgaaaatgatttcaaaatattttagaaaatcttggtAAAGTCTATTTGTTGAGAGACATTACCATTGATTagattgatacaaagtttaaatgAAACATTGTAGTTTTCAATGTATACCATTCTTtggaaataaaatatattttcatggaTAACTAATTTTTCTTAATAGTATTTGACATAAGTAATGTCTGGatgaaattttatgatttttcaaaaaacatagaattacttaaatatttttaaaatttaatctaaaaattaaaattgcagTTTCCagtcaatcaatcaactgatgttAGTCATCAATTGATTGATGACTATGTTTTTGGCTAAATTGGTTATTTTAGTTGTTTAAACTCACTCCTAGGCATCTTAACTATCCCTAACCCTCTAATATGTTTGGACAAGCATTTaaaggtgattttttttttatgaaaatgagAAAGGAAAGTTAAAGGAGAAGAATGAGAACTTGAGGGGGAAGTTTAGATTTAAGattgaatttttaacctcatGACATAGATTTTGAAACTTTCTAAAGGTTTAAAACTTCAAattattgttggtgtaatgataaAAAGTTGGAGTATACTTTGAGGGGAAGGTCTACCTTAAAGGCATGAATTATAAATGAAGAGGGGATATTTGAAGGATTGAGAAGAAAGATAATGGGTGTGTGcttaaggttgagcattgaagacAATGAAAGATAGAGAACCTTTATTATGTTGCTCGAAGTTTAAAATGAATGgattttgagaaaatatttttaatgtgtgtcaaagggggagaatataggGTTTAAACTAGAAAACCTCATTTATACTTTGGAATGAAAAGAAGGAAAGTTGGGTTAATGggttagtctaacttaaacatattgtcaaacatcaaagagGAAAAAATCATTAGTGCAATCGACCTTttatcaaggttgaccaagttaaccaagcttgagttgactcaagttagggtttcgatatttgatcaatatatagTGCAAGTCCTAGTGAGACTAGatagtaaaagtcctagtgggactaggcAAAGGGAAGTCTTGGTTGAAAATTAAgtaatggaagtcctagcgggGCTAGATAGTGAAAGATCTAGTTAAGAACTAGACAATGGAAGTCATGGTTAagaactaggcaatggaagtcctaacgGATCTAGATAATGGAAGACCTAATTGGGAACTAGACAATAGAAGTCCTAGTAGGGATAGacggtagaagacctagttgggaattaGGTTAAGTCCAAAGTGGGTCAGCTAAGAGATGAACACTTAGCACGAGatggaaagttcaagtggatcatgattgactggacacttggtggtcGGAAGTTCAATAGGGAGTTGATATAAAATGAGGAAGTCTCGACATAGCAAACTTctgaagaccataacttttgactcggatattagAATGAGGCAATTTTCATTACAAAATTGAGCTCTTTTAGATATCTATGTTTGTAAAACTCAGGTATTAGTTAACTGATGGGtttgatcaatcgactgatggctTTAGAAACTGAATAGAAGTAAGTTGATTTGATTGTTTGACTCAACTGATGACATCAATCAACTAATGGttaatatcaatcgattgatggctTTAGAAATCGAACATATGCGAGTTGGATTTgcttgatttaatttgattgatGGCATCAGACTACTGATTGTTCAAATCAGTCAACTAATGTTGATCATAGTTGAACAGAAACGAGTTAGATTCGCTTGTTCGATTCCACTGATTAGATCAGTCGAATGATAATTTATATTAGTCGATTGATGATTGAATACTCAACAAAATTAGACAGATTTAAGAAAGTTTAGTAGTCATTCAATAGACAGATGCGATCAATTGATTAATGGGTAAGATTAGTCCACTGATAGCTAAATATTAGCCTTGACCTAAAGGCTTTAAAGAAGGAATTTCGAGGAGTTTTTCAGATGCAGTTCTTGGGGTTTTTGAAGGATATTGTTGCTGTATTTCCGGACCAACAAGAGATATTTTCAAGGTATAAGAGATCAAACAAGCAAGGTTTTAATTGTAAAGTTATTTTCAAttgtatttatttttgctttcttgtttttttttgtgtTCTTGAAAGAATgagtttgtaagaggcttctctacctctGGAAATCTTCTGAGAAGGAGAGAGTTCTTAGTGGAAGAGATCGCTAggagtggacccttggattagtcgccTCAAGGAGATGAATATCAAGTAAACCAAGGTATTGTGCATGTAGAGTTGAGATTGAAGTAAGGTTTTCGCTGTGTATTCAATGACAAGCACAAAGCATCGAAAAGAAGTGATCAAAGCTATTCACTCACCCTCTAGCTCATGGGTTCTAACATCTTTCACCACTTAAGCTTCGCTCCCTCAAGATTTTCGCCATGCATTTGTTGGTGCGATTTGCactgacggtctaactcaggttttaatgaataacaaaataaggttaagttagtttcaatgtgatctaacactttgatgaagtgtgcaggagaagttcagctaggtcgacgggttgacctgatagctggcacgaagtctagataggtcgacgggctgacctgatagctggtacgaagtccagacgggtcgacgggctgaccggacgtctgacaggtaagttaagtcactggaggggagtgacttggtgaggatgcgttccccgttcgaggaaacagtaggcgtcgatccaacttagatcatttcgggaatctaagttgagatcgtgactagattccgatctcggtgagacggaatctaattactactcttttgctataattgtgctaacttctattttgcagggtagtttagcttttattttgcctcggactaacactttcttgcaggagaaggactttcagGGGAAGGGTGGTCCGGGCGTCCGAAAGGGATCCGGTCGTTAGGAATCGATCCGAGTGTCCGAAAGGCAAAGACTTATCACATCGCAACGTGGAGTGCGCTGGTTGGCCGGACCTACGTcacggtccgggcgctcggagcgtCTTATATAAGGAGGTCTCACCCTAGAACAAACTACAACAACGTCTTCCAACGACTGCTCTACtgcgctgtgctcctgcgacgctgcgaagcttctccgacaacctgctgctaaaagttttcttttatgtattgttgtcggtattttctctctaaatttcttgtacttaaatttgtaatatgaccaagtcttgggatttcttttttcttgttttttttgtgCAAGGTAAAATGTCTCAAATCGAAAGATTCAGCACAGTCCGTCCCCCTCTATTCAACAGTGATAATTTCTTCTACTAGAAGAAGTGAATGGAGATCTATCTGAAGACCGACTTCAACCAGTGGTTTAGTGTCACTAGAGGATACAAGGCGCCGGTCGATAACTTCAGAAATCCATTGGACCCCGAACAGTGGAATCCGGACATGAAAAAGAAAGCCCAGACGGACTTCAAAGCACTCAACACTCTGCAATGCGGGTTGACGAAGGAAGAGCTTAACCGGGTGGGCCCACATCAAAATGCGAAGGAACTATTGGACAAGCTcgtcgaactacacgaaggaacgagtgACGCCAAGATAACTAAACGTGATCTTTTTCtaaatagattatttaatattaaaatgcaggaaggagaaacagcaaaTCAGCTCTacacgaggatcaaagacatcctcaacggacttcacgcgATAGGTCATCAAATGGAAAATCGTGATTTGATCAGGTACCCTCTAAACGCATTTCTTCGAAATGCATTATGGGCATCcgtcgtggatgcctacaagatttcgaagaatctttctaagttaaaattagacgagctgttttgcgaacttgagctacacgagcaaactaacgccagaaccgagaaaggtatcattttgtttgcaggttcctccaaggaaaagatAAAGACCAAGCCTGAAGcagaagatgagtctgaccaagattcagaagatgaagagTGCCTGGTGgacttggtaaggaagatgttcaccaggaggaagaagaacttcagcagaaaagacctgcagaagatcaactccacaacTGAACCAAGAAACGTGACCTACTTCGAgtgcaacaaaaagggccactacaagcacgagtgcccaaaattgaagaacaagaagtcaaagacaaccaagaagaaggcACTTAAAGTAAGGTGGGACGACTCATCTTAAGAAGAATCGAAGGCCGAAGAGCTGAAGCACCAAAGCCACCTCGCGTTAATGGCTCGCGAAtcagaatcggaggacgaatcagaagacgggtccgaatTCGAATCGAACAACGAGTCTGTACTCGTCTTCGAAGATCTCGAGGAGGTATATCTTAGTTTAAATAAgaagttttttaaagttattgcatgtttagatagaaagttaactgcaattgaaaatgaaaataaaatggttcttgaggaaaaccaacacctcaaggagcaaattgaaaatttaaatccaaattaagttttaacacttgaagaggaaaattcaacactaaaagctGAAACTGAAAAACTAAAAgggcttttagaaaaatttacaactagatcaaaaaatttagatcttatcttaaataatcaaaaagatgTTTATAATAAAGTTGGACTTGATACAAGCCAAATACAAATAAGTCATTTATATCACTAATAACTCAACATAAACAACAAACTAAATCTTGGATTTCGAAAGCGCACTTAATCacacaagtaggaattaaccaatattatatacccaaagataaaatattttatgtaaaatcagataaaccaaatcaaaagccaaaacacaatcctagaccaactaaatcaaaatcaaactatTTTAGAACTTACCAAAAATCAtactatcatcaagttaaatacaattataaaaataatcgACAAAAccccaaaactaaaacctaaatcagaTTAATAATTTAGGGGGGGGGCTCtaaaatagttggcacctccaaaaataatctacccgacaaggtaaccaaaaactaacctacccggcagggtaattaggactagtttaaaaaTGGACAACAGTTTAACTTAACCTACGGTACtgatgaagttttggatgatagtacattagggaaactctgtctatatatgtctAAGAAGATACTGCACCATCCAGAAGTATCGAACGAACTACTTTGTCTCtcatctttaagcatgctactaCACCATCCAGAAGTATCGACCAAGCTCAATCTACTAcatattgtcggtatatttttttaagcttgtattattttaatttccaaaagatagtattgtgttactatcttatattcatCATTTTGTACACATtacttctttccgaagattttgaaaagaagaattctagtggattgcccaacggcgTGATAAAGagatcgtgggtcttggagtagaagtcgacctATGCTCTGAACCAAGTATCCAACTTATGTCATCTGTATTGCTTTCATTTTGATTTTCGATGCTTATTCTGCTTGTTTTACAAGCAAAATAAAAGTTTTTAACatgcgatattccccccccccctatCGCATCTTTCGATCATTCAGATACAACTCGAGAAAATTTTCACTGAAAGGAATTTAGCAGATCTTTTGGCAAAGGCTCTACcacaaaataattttgagattcaCGTCTGTACTTACGGTTTAGGACATCAAGGTAATTGGCATTAGGCTAAGTgagagtgttagattttgagggatgtcctaaggtatTAGGccttataattttaatatttatttaataaatataaattcactatttgagtgcatattatatgtttcatGGTCTTAAACTTATTTACCGAATGCCCACAATATAATTCATAACATGAgggaatttgtgattggatcataacttgtgattatctctatatgtacaattatgaacgtattagaattttcctagtcgttgaattgatacattcagacatcatcaagcAACTATTTTCTCACTAGCTAAAGATATTgtgatgtcgagagttaaacgtagatGCTAATAATGGTAATTAGTTTATTGGAGTGACTTGCTGTAAGACTTTATATGATTATCTACATAtgtagatatgtctgtgaagctcttactgcagctcgagtgcaagtttcttttgacttaaggtatacaagtcatcttggtcttcgagacttatactttgacatcttaagtaagcatctcATCGAGGTGTGGAcatgagatgattgggtataagttgaagtgcccgaaggtgtttggatagtccACAGAGGATTCATCATTCCTTGCGATGAGATGTATATCTTATGGCCGCTCGttaagattattactcaaagtttttagtcaaagtatcacatgttaagagtatgagactcttagacATATATGAGTAATTAGAATCTGTAGAACGATGAAGTATTACTTAGGCTAGATGTGATGTAGTCAGCTTAGTGGGGACTCACACATATACTATGTCCTGAACAAAAtgggtataagacaagtgaaaTGAATGAGACACGActtactgtagctgctgaagggttcagaattaattctaaaatcaactctgattttttgactaattggggatcatgatgtactattaggtgtcactcatgatcgttccataattaagtagaCAACCAAGATAAATCAAAACCTATTGAGTCATACGCACTACGAGTctttaaaagacgtaaaataagttaaagaataagattcttagatcaaaagataaatattttggttggaccatacataagacaaatatagaaatatttgtcgaATCAGAAGCGCGGAtaggccacatctcttatggaagagttataCCCTATTTGGATTAGTCATGaactaacttgatttagttgtgaaccaaatcaaggggttaatgagctaatttttttgttaagggatagtgagttggatttaagatttctaatctaacttattaatgagggctatatattgatatgtttAAGAGAGAAACATATATCgattttcattatttggttgattgggtttttagaaaccaaatcttcctctcctctctctacCTCTTTCCTTGCCGCACTGAcctccaagcaaggaagaagtTCTTCCTTGTTTTGCTTCCTCTTATTCTCTTGATTTCTCTTCTCTGCTCAtgactagtaacttccgaagaagaggctTGTACTaatggagttgtcttgaggagcttggCGTGGATActaatagaggtgaggttcgacaacgttattacagttgatgcccttctcgttacaggtcatccgtaaggtatacccagaataattgttattcgttttttcattttgttttatgatCATGTCTAGTACGATTGTATCATGCATACGTGTGGTATGTGctgtaataaattagatttatttatgtttaatttttcaCTGTGCATACTTACAAAATGTGATTTAGTACATACTTCATCGGGCATATTCCAACAATAATGATCTTGAACGAAGGAAGTGGGAGTTCTTAAAAGAGTgaattctaaataaaaaaatttaagtaggtCGAAGATGATcgaatgataaatttatttttagactttattATAAAATACCTCATTTTAATAAAAGATATCTTACATCTTTCaatgtataattttttaatatatttttaacacATATATGATTTAGTTATAGTTTAGTCTTTTACTATCTACTCGTTTTGCTGGTTTCATTTTGTGTTTCGAGAAGGGACCAGGAGCTTCAATCATTAATCTAGATATCCGCGTCACACTGATCGATGGGTTGCAATCAAACAAACGAAACAATGACATAGAAGACGAAGAAGAATACAAACGAGTGAGAAAGACTTGCGACATTCAAACAAAGAATGAAAACTTACTAGCATATTACGTCGTAGCTACTTGAGATTAAGGCTAAAGTCGAGAAAGaagacagttttttttttttgagactcAAGGGTTTAGAGGTTTTACTCTTTACAGAGAaattcttcttccaccaagactTGTGCGATCTAACTGTGTACCGTTCCGTTATCTTCCTATGACTGTTACGATATCATTATTCTGGTTTTCTAAAGCCCACGTGTTAACTAAGTATCCGTGTCAATTCTTGAAACATTGGTCAACCAGTAGAATCCCAACACGTGATCCTATATACTAGTCGATGCGCGCATCTGTTTAGGTGAGAACAGGGGACAGACATCAATGCTTCGGACCCACGCTAGCTCGCTTCATCCTTCACCTACGTGCCGGTGGATTTAGTCGATAAAAGAAAAATGGCGTTTCTTATGACGATGGAGACATCCGATCCGAATGGGAGCCGCAGATGCAGCAGTTGCGTCCGCGTGGAAACGGCCGGCCAACAACCGGTTGTGCTCCACGCCGCGCCCGAACGCATTCCGTGCAATTGGAAGCTACATCCCTCCACGTGTCACCGCCATGCGTTTCTCCTCCGCTTATTAATACGACCGTTTGTTTCCTCTTTTGGGAAAATTGGCTTTGGAACCGTacgcccttcttcttccttcgtccCCAAAAATTACTCCGACGACGATCTTTGAAGCCGTTCGCCGAATCGAGACCATGAGAGATCGAGAGAGCGAGAAATCGCATAAATCGAAGCAGCTTTCAGATCTCTTCGAGGCCGACTCCATGGTCCACTCCGAGGACGAGCTCCCCTCCGGCAGCGGCATTGCTCCTTCCTCCGCCGACGCCAGCCCCGGCTACTTCTCCGATAGGAATATCGCTGGAGGCTCCGTTTCCCCTTTGGATTTCTCTACCTGGACCCCTCTTAACGCCGTTTCCCCGTTCGTCAAGTCGCCCTGGGCCTACCTCCCCCTCCTCGCCGACCCCGCCGCCGACCCCACCGACACCGGGCTTGTTGGCACCCTTGTCCGCAAGGAGGGCCACGTGTACTCCCTCGCTGCTGCCGGCGAGCTTCTCTACACCGGATCCGACAGTCGCAACATACGCGTGTGGAGGGGGCAAAGGGAGCTGTCCGGGTTTAAGTCCAGCAGCGGTCTTGTTAAGGCCATTGTCATCGCCGGCGACAGGATTTTTACTGGTCACCAGGACGGTAAGATTCGTGTGTGGCGGACGTCCGCCAAGAACCCCTATTCGCATAAGCGAGTCGGGACGCTCCCCAGATTCAAGGACTTCTTGAGGAGTTCTTTTAACCCGTCGAACTACGTCGAGGTGCGGCGACACCGGAGAACCCTGTGGCTCCGCCACTTCGATGCGGTGTCCTGCCTCAGCCTCGACGAGGAGGCCGGCATCGTCTATTCCGGATCGTGGGATAGGACCTTTAAGGCGTGGAGGATATCGGATTTCAAGTGCTTGGAATCCGTCAAGGCGCACGACGACGCCGTCAACGCGGTGGCGACCGGGTTCGGCGGGCTGGTGTTCACGGGCTCTGCCGACGGGACGGCGAAGGTGTGGCGGAGGGAGTCCGCCGGGCGTGGAGGAGAGGCCACCAGGCACGTGTTGGTGCAGGTGATGCGGCGGAAGGAGAGCGCCGTGACGGCGTTGGTGGTGGCGGAGGCGGCCGGGGTGGTGTACTGCGGGTCGTCGGACGGTGCGGTGAACTATTGGTGGTGGGAGGGGTGGCGGAGGCAGCTGGCGCACGGGGGGAAGCTCCGGGGGCATCGGATGGCGGTGCTGTGCTTGGCGGTGACGAGAAGGCTGGTCGTCAGCGGGTCGGCCGACAAGACTCTGTGCGTGTGGCGGAGGGAGAAGGGCAGCGCCGGCGGTGCCGGGGGGCACACGAAGCTAGCGGTGCTAACGGGGCACGAGGGTCCGGTCAAGTGCCTAGCGATGGAGGTGGAGGAGGACGGCCCGGTCGCTTGGCCTCTGGGGCCGCGCTATGTTGTGTACAGTGGGAGTTTGGACAAGTCGGTGAAGGTGTGGCGCGTGTTTGAGTGGGAGGTATCAAGTGGGGCAACGCCGGCGGAATCGTGGAGAGAGATAGAAGCCTGCGAC
Coding sequences within it:
- the LOC122014317 gene encoding protein JINGUBANG-like, coding for MRDRESEKSHKSKQLSDLFEADSMVHSEDELPSGSGIAPSSADASPGYFSDRNIAGGSVSPLDFSTWTPLNAVSPFVKSPWAYLPLLADPAADPTDTGLVGTLVRKEGHVYSLAAAGELLYTGSDSRNIRVWRGQRELSGFKSSSGLVKAIVIAGDRIFTGHQDGKIRVWRTSAKNPYSHKRVGTLPRFKDFLRSSFNPSNYVEVRRHRRTLWLRHFDAVSCLSLDEEAGIVYSGSWDRTFKAWRISDFKCLESVKAHDDAVNAVATGFGGLVFTGSADGTAKVWRRESAGRGGEATRHVLVQVMRRKESAVTALVVAEAAGVVYCGSSDGAVNYWWWEGWRRQLAHGGKLRGHRMAVLCLAVTRRLVVSGSADKTLCVWRREKGSAGGAGGHTKLAVLTGHEGPVKCLAMEVEEDGPVAWPLGPRYVVYSGSLDKSVKVWRVFEWEVSSGATPAESWREIEACDGERPPTSPFPGREGTKVTRRRSGGDGGAAVLSVPARLQATA